The Winslowiella toletana region AACTAAAGTTGATGATGAGTGGAAAAAAGTCAAAAAACATCTTTAATCAAACAACATCATTAGTCAATTAAAATTTTTTACAGGAGTGATTTGCTATTGTCACTCCTGTCTGTTTTTCCTCTTTTTCATATCATAACTCTATCAATTATTATTATCTGCCTGGTGATTTCATTTACAGCCGCGTGTAATAAATAATTTTTTAAATGCAAAAGGCCCACGATTAATGCCTGTCGTGAGCGATGAAGACTGGATTTATGGATGTAGTGAAAATAACGTGCCGCACTCTTATCTGACTAAAACGCCCTCGCTCATACCACGTCCTTTACAGCCTCTGATAAACAAACTCTTCAGCATATTATGTTTTGGCTGACAATATCTCAGCAAGCTAATGACCACATAAGTACGGCCCCTGTCCGTGGGGCCGTGCATTAAAGGCTTAAACATCGACTAAGCGATAAAACCCGGACTTACACGATTAATGCACCACCAGGTCCTGGAGTTTGTTTCTGAACTCATACACGGGTTTTTCTTTATTTTTTTCACAAAAATCAACAATCTGAGGGACGCTGACGTTAACTTTCTCTTTCAAAGAGACCGTATCACCGCCCTTGTAAGTGGTTTTGTCGCTCAGCATCCAGAAAGCTACCGGAGCCATGGCTTTAGGATTCAGGTTAACAAACTCGTCGCATTTCATATCTTCAGGAGTCCGCTCAGCAGCCTGAACGCTTGTCACTGACAGCAATAATAAACCTACAGCGAATACGATTTTTCCTGACACTGATTTTGTAGCCTTCATACAACACCTCTCTTTTCTGTCATAAAACTACGTTAATAACGGGTTATTCTTCGATTGCTCGTTTTTTAAAATTGAAATTTAACTGATCCCGGATGACCGGTTTATTACGTTAATCTATTTCTCTGCGACGGCGATTTTTCTTCAACTCTTACGGCAGGTTCACGCGGCGCACTTTAGTTCAGAATGCATCGAGGTAAGTATGTTAGTGATTATATTTTACCTGCGAGCCTGATTACGGGATGATAAAAATCATCATCGCTTGATAATTGATAAAGCAATGCCATATTCTTATGAAATTGCGCCGCTGGCAATATTTTACCCACCAGATCTTTACATTCGTTTATAAAACATTGAGGATTTACGCCCGGCATTCGAATCAGGCATTCAACAATATCAACAGACAAGACGCTTTATAGCGATAGATCTCCCGGCTGCCATTGAATTAGAGTATGCTTAAGCCTGCTTACCTGGTTCAGCGTAAATTGCACAAAATCGTCATATCTGCACCCAATAAGCTACACCTGATAAATGACACTCATATTACTTCACACCGTATTAACACTTGAGAGCATTGGGGTTTATCAGCAATAACATTACAGTAATCACTTATGCGTACCCTACCCTCTTTGAATCAGGAATGAATATTAAAACCTGGCGACTGGCAGCTAAACTTAAGATAGTCTCTAATGACATATTTGCAATATTAAATCGCCTGAAAAGAGATAGTAGTCTCAATATGGAGAACAAAAGCCTGAGCTTTACTGTCATATAGCAGTGCCATAAATGGTTAATTTTATTATTAAAGAAGGGAATTTTTGAGCGGGTGTTTTGGCAGGAATATGATAAAAATTATTTATGCAAGGCCACCCTGAGGTGGCCGGAAAAGTATCAGAATAATTAGCGGCGGCGCGTCGCCAGATTGACCGAGGCAGACCAGTTAAAGTCACCCACTTCACTGGCGCTGAGATTTTTTGCCCGGGTTTTACGCGGCGTTTTCGCTGGCGTGGCTTTTTCTTTTGCCAACCGCGCTTTCATTACCAGACGTTTGGCTTCCTTAGTAAACTCCTTCAGTTGCTTCTCACCCGGCGTTTGGCCCGATTTAGCAATCAGAGTTTTAACTTGCTGATCGATAGCGATTTTTTCGTTGTCTGTAAACGCATCAATCGATATTTCCTTTTCATTTTTCATTCTGCTGCTCCGCCAGAAATCACTGTAACAAGTATGGAGGTTGTCCATACGGGGTTGCCAGTCACATCACAGACTGGCAAATCTTTGCACTGTCGCTAACATAACTCTGTTGCCGATCGGTTGCTATGACTTCCGCGACATTTAATCCTTGTCGCAACGACCCGCATGCTGTGAGGAATTTGCAGCATAAATTCACTAACGATGCCCAAGCGGGCAGATCGCCTGGAATGGATAACCGTTCGAAAATCATGATGACATTACTGGAAGACACTATCCCGACCCCACTTGGACAGCTGACCATCATCAGTGATGAACAGCAAAACCTGCGCGCCGTCGAATGGCAAGAGTACCGGGATCGTATGCGGCGCCTGCTGAATATTCATTACGGCACGCAAGGTTTTCGTCTGCGCCAGCTGGAGAACGCGGGTGGCCTCAGCGCTCAACTTACCCGCTATTTTGACGGCGACCTTACCGTGATTCGTCAGCTGGCGGTGGCGACGAATGGCACTGATTTTCAGCGCTCAGTATGGAATATGCTACGTGAGATCCCCTGTGGCAGCGTATTGCGCTATGGCGAAATGGCGGCCATGCTGGGCCGGGCTGGCGCGGCCCGGGCAGTTGGAGCAGCGAATGGCTCTAACCCGATTAGTATCGTCGTGCCCTGCCATCGGGTCATCGGTGCAAACGGCACCCTGACCGGTTATGCCGGCGGAGTACAGCGTAAACAGTGGTTGCTGAAGCATGAAGGTTATTTGCTGCTGTAGCTTATTTGCGGCGCATTTGGACAACAATTGACGCGTGGGTTAACGCTGTCTGACGGGGTAAGCCAACCAGTACAAGCCGCCAGAAACAGACAGAAAGGCAGAGATAAGGACTATCCAGCAGCAACAATGCTGGATAAAACGTCGCGATGTGAAAATAGTCTAGTTTTTTCAACGGGATGTGAATGGATGCTCGCATCCCTAATCTTTATGTGCCCTAAACTGCTCAGATGAGTTTCTTTTTGTAACTCAAGAATGTTAAAATTGACCGCAATCAATTATCGTCAGAGCGTATATTATGATTCCAGAAAAACGCGTTGTTCGTCGAATCCAATCTGGTGGCTGTGCGATTCACTGTCAGGATTGCAGCATCAGCCAGCTTTGTATCCCGTTCACGCTCAATGAACACGAGCTGGATCAGTTAGACAACATCATTGAACGCAAAAAACCCATTCAGAAAAGTCAGACGCTGTTTAAAGCGGGAGATGAACTGAAATCTCTCTACGCCATTCGTTCCGGTACGATCAAAAGCTATACCATTACTGAACAAGGCGATGAGCAAATTACCGGCTTCCATCTTGCCGGAGATTTAGTCGGCTTTGACGCCATCAGTTCTGCCCACCATCCAAGCTTTGCCCAGGCGCTGGAAACTTCCATGGTGTGCGAAATTCCTTTTGAAACTCTTGATGACCTCTCCGGCAAAATGCCCAGCCTGCGTCAACAGATGATGCGTCTGATGAGCGGTGAAATCAAAGGCGATCAGGATATGATCCTGCTGCTGTCAAAGAAAAATGCCGAAGAGCGTCTGGCGGCGTTTATCTGGAACCTGTCGCGTCGTTTTGGCCAGCGCGGCTTCTCACAGCGTGAGTTTCGCCTGACCATGACCCGTGGCGATATCGGTAACTATCTGGGTTTAACCGTTGAAACTATCAGCCGTTTACTCGGCCGTTTCCAGAAAAGCGGAATGCTGGCGGTTAAAGGCAAATATATCACCATTGAGAATCACGACCTGCTTTCAGAGCTTGCCGGTCAGAGTCACTGATTGCTGTAAGCTTACGCCGGATCAATATTTGTTATTTTATTGATCCGGCTACAACTTTTTTGCTTCTTCCCTGCACGCTATTGGGCTATCTTTAATCTGACACCTCGTCGTGTAAGGAGACCCCAGTATGGTTAAGTATCAAAACATCCTTGTAGCGATCGATCCTCAACAGGATGACCAGCCTGCGCTGCGCCGTGCGGTGTATCTCAATCAACAGATTGGCGGCAAAATCAAAGCCTTCCTGCCTATTTATGATTTCTCCTACGAAATGACTACCCTGCTGTCGCCAGACGAACGCACCAATATGCGTAAAGGCGTCATCAGTCAGCGTACCGAATGGATTCGTGAACAGGCTAATGCTTATCTTGAAGCCGGCGTCGACATCGAGATAAAAGTGGTCTGGCATAATCGTCCGTTTGAAGCCATTATCCAGGAAGTGCTGACGAGCAAACACGATCTGGTACTGAAAATGGCCCATCAACACGATCGGCTGGAAGCGGTGATTTTCACCCCAACTGACTGGCATCTGTTACGCAAATGTCCAAGCCCGGTATGGATGGTAAAGGATCAGCCATGGCCTGAGGGAGGTAAAGCGCTGGTAGCGGTCAATTTAGCCAGTGAAGAGCCGCATCACGATTTGCTCAATCAAAAACTGGTAAAAGAAACCCGCGAACTGGCGGATATGGTTAACCACACCGAGGTCCATCTGGTGGGTGCATATCCGGTTACGCCTATTAATATTGCCATCGAACTGCCCGATTTTGATCCCAGCGTGTATAACGACGCAATTCGTGGGCAGCACCTGGTGGCAATGAAAGCCCTGCGGCAAAAATTTGCTATGGATGAAAGATTCACCCACGTCGAAAAAGGGTTACCGGAAGAGGTTATTCCCGATCTGGCTGAACATCTGGATGCCGGTATAGTGGTGCTGGGAACCATCGGGCGCACCGGCATTTCTGCGGCCTTTTTAGGCAACACCGCAGAGCAGGTTATCGACCACTTGCGCTGTGATCTGCTGGTGATTAAACCAGATGGTTTTGCTACCCCAGTCGAACTGGATGATGATGAGGATGATTAAGGCAAAAGCGGCCTGAATCAATCCCTCGGGTAATAAAATCTAAAAACAAAAAACCGGTAAGAGATAAAGTCTCAGCCGGTTTTTTATTACCAGTAAAAATAAACGCTTTATTTATTCTGAAATACCCTTACGGAATGTCCCGATAAATTTTATCCCTTCATCGCCTACTCGCCTCTCTTTACCCTTGATTTATAATCATTTTTTTATGCCAGCAGCGCAATAGTTAAATTATTTGAATATTTATTGGTGCATTCAGCTTAGTGAGACTAATCTTACAAAGGCTGATAAAGGTCAGATGAAATGCAACTCAGTTAAGTGTGCTATCGCACCTTTTCTTTGCTGTTTTATGAAAAGTAAACTTCGGCGATAAATGGAGATATCCTCATGAATGAAAACTCAGCTAACGTGACTGGAAATTACAATGATAATTTAGTTGCACCGGTCAGAGGCACACCATTAAAACGTATTTCCTGGAGCGCCATTTTTGCTGGCGTCATTATTTCAATGGTGGTTTATCTTTTACTGGCGATTCTGGGCACCGCTATCGGTGCCAGTACCATTGATCCCCTGAAAGAGCAAAATCCGCTGGATGGTATAGGGACCGGAGCGGCAATCTGGACCGGCGCCAGTATGCTGATTTCCATCGCTGCCGGTGCATACGCCAGCGGACGCCTTGCACAGCGTGAAGGCGCGCTGCATGGTCTGCTGATGTTTGGCGTTAACACGCTGATCTGCACCTGGTTCCTGATTGTGGTGGTGAATAATACCTTGACCGGCGCTGGCAACATCATCGGTTCAGGCTTACAGACGCTGGGCAGTGGAATTTCAGCCATTGCGCCACCGGCCACCCAGATGGTTAAAGATAAACTGGCAGAAAATAATATTAACCTCGACAGCTTACAAAATGAGCTTGAAACGACTTTACGCCAGAGCGGTAAAGCCGAGTTACAGCCGGAGAATCTGGAAAATAAAGCACAGAATGAAGTGAATAATGCGCAAAATCAGGCATCAGCTACGGCCAATGCGCCGCAAAATGCTGATACCGATCTTGCAGGATTTATTCGTGGGCTGATTGATCGCAATGAAAGTACATTCCAGGCCGCCGACCGTGATGCGCTGAAAAATATTATTAAAGCGCGTACCGGTAAAAGTGACCAGGAAGTTGAGCAGATGGTTGACCAGGCTGAACAAAGTTATCAGCAGGCACGAGCTAAATATGAAGAACTGAAACAGCAAGCTGAGCAAAAAGCGCGTGAAGCCGGTGAGAAAGCCGCCGCCGCCACCGCTAAAGCAAGCTGGTTCGCCTTCTTTATGTTGATTGTTGAAGCCGTACTGGCTGGTGCAATGGGTATGCTGGGTCGCCGCACACAGCCGCATCCATTAGCTCATCATCAGCGTTAGTAGCCGATAGATCTGACGGGCCCACAGACCACTGTGGGCCCGTTTTTTTTGACCTGACAACTTAATGCAGCAACTGCGCACGATTGATAATCCCCTTCCCCTGATTTTTTTCCACCACCGAACCGCTAACCTGATATCAGCAATCACAAAATTCATAAGTTGGGAGATCGACAGAGGATATTTACCGCGGTGAGCATGGCACAATGACCTATTGCTCGGGCAAATATTAGCCCCTCCCAAACCACAAGAGGGGCCAAATTATTACAGCGCTTTCAGAATGGCTTCCACGCTGGCTTTGGCATCACCAAATAACATCTGGGTGTTGTCTTTGAAGAACAGCGGGTTCTGCACCCCGGCGTAGCCGGTATTCATTGAACGCTTAAACACCACCACATTCTGCGCTTTCCACACTTCCAGCACCGGCATTCCGGCGATTGGGCTGCGAGGATCTTCCTGTGCCGCAGGGTTAACGGTGTCATTCGCCCCAATCACCAGTACGGTATCGGTATCTGCGAAATCGTCGTTGATCTCATCCATTTCCAGCACCACGTCATACGGCACGCGCGCTTCAGCCAGCAGCACGTTCATATGGCCCGGCAGACGCCCGGCAACCGGATGAATACCGAAACGCACCTTCACACCGCGAGCGCGCAGCTTCTCGGTGATCTCTGCCACCGGATACTGCGCCTGCGCCACCGCCATACCGTAGCCTGGGGTAATAATCACTGATGAGGAGTTTTTCAGCATTTCTGCCGTCTCTTCCGCACTGATTTCACGATGCTCTCCAGCCTCTTCCG contains the following coding sequences:
- a CDS encoding HdeA/HdeB family chaperone, whose product is MKATKSVSGKIVFAVGLLLLSVTSVQAAERTPEDMKCDEFVNLNPKAMAPVAFWMLSDKTTYKGGDTVSLKEKVNVSVPQIVDFCEKNKEKPVYEFRNKLQDLVVH
- a CDS encoding FNR family transcription factor; the encoded protein is MIPEKRVVRRIQSGGCAIHCQDCSISQLCIPFTLNEHELDQLDNIIERKKPIQKSQTLFKAGDELKSLYAIRSGTIKSYTITEQGDEQITGFHLAGDLVGFDAISSAHHPSFAQALETSMVCEIPFETLDDLSGKMPSLRQQMMRLMSGEIKGDQDMILLLSKKNAEERLAAFIWNLSRRFGQRGFSQREFRLTMTRGDIGNYLGLTVETISRLLGRFQKSGMLAVKGKYITIENHDLLSELAGQSH
- the ogt gene encoding methylated-DNA--[protein]-cysteine S-methyltransferase codes for the protein MMTLLEDTIPTPLGQLTIISDEQQNLRAVEWQEYRDRMRRLLNIHYGTQGFRLRQLENAGGLSAQLTRYFDGDLTVIRQLAVATNGTDFQRSVWNMLREIPCGSVLRYGEMAAMLGRAGAARAVGAANGSNPISIVVPCHRVIGANGTLTGYAGGVQRKQWLLKHEGYLLL
- the uspE gene encoding universal stress protein UspE gives rise to the protein MVKYQNILVAIDPQQDDQPALRRAVYLNQQIGGKIKAFLPIYDFSYEMTTLLSPDERTNMRKGVISQRTEWIREQANAYLEAGVDIEIKVVWHNRPFEAIIQEVLTSKHDLVLKMAHQHDRLEAVIFTPTDWHLLRKCPSPVWMVKDQPWPEGGKALVAVNLASEEPHHDLLNQKLVKETRELADMVNHTEVHLVGAYPVTPINIAIELPDFDPSVYNDAIRGQHLVAMKALRQKFAMDERFTHVEKGLPEEVIPDLAEHLDAGIVVLGTIGRTGISAAFLGNTAEQVIDHLRCDLLVIKPDGFATPVELDDDEDD